A single genomic interval of Vogesella indigofera harbors:
- a CDS encoding class 1 fructose-bisphosphatase codes for MSRISLSRFLIEEQRQHGALPPDLRLLIETVARACKAIAHSVNKGALAGVLGEAGTGNVQGEAQKKLDVIANDILLEANEWGGNLGAMASEEMELPHSIPDHMPRGRYLLLFDPLDGSSNIDVNISVGTIFSVLEAPEGNEQPTEQDFLQPGSRQVAAGYALYGPQNMLVLTFGQGVYGFTLDRELGSWVLTNSRMQVPETTKEFSINMSNQRHWEAPVQRYIGELLAGQEGPLGKDYNMRWVASMVAEVHRILVRGGVFMYPKDARDPGKPGKLRLMYEGNPMALIIEQAGGVATNGYQRILDIQPNGLHERVAVFLGSKEEVERVTAYHA; via the coding sequence ATGAGCCGTATCTCCCTTTCCCGCTTCCTGATTGAAGAACAGCGCCAGCACGGTGCACTGCCGCCGGACCTGCGTCTGCTGATTGAAACCGTGGCGCGTGCCTGCAAGGCCATTGCCCACTCCGTCAACAAGGGCGCGCTGGCTGGTGTGCTCGGCGAAGCCGGTACCGGCAACGTGCAGGGCGAAGCCCAGAAGAAACTGGACGTGATCGCCAACGACATCCTGCTGGAAGCCAACGAATGGGGCGGCAACCTCGGCGCCATGGCCTCCGAAGAGATGGAGCTGCCGCACTCGATCCCGGATCACATGCCGCGTGGTCGCTACCTGCTGCTGTTTGATCCGCTGGATGGTTCTTCCAATATCGACGTCAACATCTCGGTCGGTACCATCTTCTCGGTGCTGGAAGCGCCGGAAGGCAACGAGCAGCCAACCGAACAGGACTTCCTGCAGCCGGGTAGCCGCCAGGTTGCTGCGGGTTATGCGCTGTACGGTCCACAGAACATGCTGGTGCTGACTTTCGGCCAGGGTGTGTACGGCTTCACGCTGGACCGTGAGCTGGGTTCGTGGGTGCTGACCAACTCGCGCATGCAGGTGCCGGAAACGACCAAGGAATTCTCCATCAACATGTCCAACCAACGGCACTGGGAAGCACCGGTGCAACGCTATATCGGCGAGTTGCTGGCTGGTCAGGAAGGCCCGCTGGGCAAGGACTACAATATGCGCTGGGTAGCCTCCATGGTGGCCGAGGTGCATCGCATCCTGGTGCGTGGTGGTGTGTTCATGTATCCGAAGGATGCGCGCGACCCGGGCAAGCCGGGCAAGCTGCGGCTGATGTATGAAGGCAACCCGATGGCCCTCATCATCGAACAGGCCGGTGGTGTCGCGACCAACGGCTACCAGCGCATTCTCGATATCCAGCCCAACGGTCTGCACGAGCGAGTTGCGGTATTCCTCGGCTCCAAGGAAGAAGTGGAACGCGTCACCGCTTATCACGCGTAA